In a genomic window of Thiolapillus brandeum:
- a CDS encoding CoB--CoM heterodisulfide reductase iron-sulfur subunit B family protein: MAKREYSYYPGCSSQKGASSSNLMKSVDTMCQELDIQLNEIPDWNCCSASIGYASGSELPRLSLSARNIALSEEHNKNQEIVATCAACWLATKEAAERLKEDESMFAEANTALAEAGLKLNNTTPIKHMAEVIIEDIGLEDIKAGVKKPLEGIRIAGYVGCQTNRPFGIAGESFENPMYLDHLVDSLGADSIPTYEKKVQCCGGALAFSEPEKSQEMIKGIIEAAYDNEADMIATPCPLCQANVEIYQDQINEKYDTKFNIPVVYYSQLISVAYGRSASDAALDGQLIKAKKLEDIAGK, translated from the coding sequence ATGGCTAAAAGAGAATATTCCTACTACCCGGGATGCTCCTCCCAGAAAGGCGCATCCTCATCCAACCTGATGAAATCCGTGGACACCATGTGTCAGGAGCTGGACATCCAGCTCAACGAGATTCCTGACTGGAACTGCTGCTCGGCATCCATTGGCTACGCCAGCGGATCCGAGCTGCCGCGCCTGAGCCTGTCGGCGCGCAACATCGCCCTGTCGGAAGAGCACAACAAGAACCAGGAAATCGTCGCCACCTGCGCCGCCTGCTGGCTGGCCACCAAGGAAGCCGCCGAGCGCCTGAAGGAAGACGAGTCCATGTTCGCCGAGGCCAACACCGCCCTGGCGGAAGCCGGGCTGAAGCTCAACAACACCACGCCCATCAAGCACATGGCCGAAGTCATCATCGAAGACATTGGCCTGGAAGACATCAAGGCCGGCGTGAAAAAGCCTCTGGAAGGCATCAGGATCGCCGGCTATGTGGGCTGCCAGACCAACCGTCCCTTCGGCATTGCAGGGGAGTCTTTCGAGAACCCCATGTACCTGGATCATCTGGTCGATTCCCTGGGTGCGGATTCCATCCCCACCTACGAGAAAAAGGTGCAATGCTGCGGCGGCGCCCTGGCCTTCTCCGAACCCGAGAAGTCCCAGGAGATGATCAAGGGCATTATCGAAGCGGCCTACGACAACGAAGCCGACATGATCGCCACTCCCTGCCCCCTGTGCCAGGCCAACGTGGAGATCTACCAGGATCAGATCAACGAGAAGTACGACACCAAGTTCAACATTCCCGTGGTGTACTACAGCCAGTTGATCTCTGTGGCCTATGGCCGCTCGGCATCTGACGCCGCCCTGGACGGGCAGCTGATCAAGGCCAAGAAGCTGGAAGACATTGCCGGGAAGTAA
- a CDS encoding cytochrome c3 family protein — translation MLKRLLLCCLLLVPAAPVLAALVGAPLMRLEGGLQQPSAVAVAEDGRAFVLDGLQRRIQVFDPRGALRDSLPLPPGTMPATDIAIQGERLYVADPTAHRILILDGQGRLLDELLPRPDERTVEPSALLVSQKQLWWSDRRGHRLCRSQLDDGRSTRCQGGQGEMPGRFRYPYMLAADARGYVLAVDVLNARVQLFAPDGKFSGSMGRFGLLPGQLFRPNGIAVLEDGGVLVSDAWTGSLTLFRQRKARGLLRHRDGRPWRFAMPVGMTRWKDRLYVVDLQSNRVEVLRLTDDGRPAPPLPQGGPSRDSRRNCLQCHVSWSPDHVPEADAPVLPVAEPRMCLSCHHGAVVDSRPRLGQGHQHPTLHEARDGKPAGDAQRFEEDEVPQDYPLAGERRLYCASCHTPHDRPEGGEPLGAERSNPWLRKANRDSALCLDCHASRRTAAEDRQRKDIERLNHPLGVIMKRPPKKAAAGYAAWEELQQGLPDALKQAGARLGTQGRLICQSCHQVHGAEGEPLLAAKQEGSRLCVTCHQAQHSRDEKDARRKGVHPVGLKLDEEVELGGKTIRRVDCLACHSVHDAQPGTALLPRGKNARSLCPACHGRQNARDKEDALKKGVHPVNTRLDDPVKLAGREIRELDCRSCHSVHEGVQGTPALVADHADGTLCKSCHEEQEKLRHTDHDLGKHPAAHRNRLKAPWKDAGLCGACHSLHRGKGEQPFLFVGAAWQVDDKRDLSLRDVLCLSCHHEGNQVDAKPVEDFSHPWKDLILRSDVEKMPLLDEQGKISEFGRIGCITCHEPHHWRPGNNPPQGVRKDDRGNEEGTVQSSFLRREDLAGSFCVNCHGREAKLKYKYYHDAAGRGKKPDYLH, via the coding sequence ATGCTGAAACGCCTGCTGCTGTGCTGTCTGTTGCTTGTGCCCGCGGCTCCGGTTCTGGCGGCCCTGGTGGGAGCCCCGCTCATGCGTCTGGAAGGGGGTTTGCAGCAGCCTTCCGCCGTGGCTGTGGCCGAAGACGGGCGCGCTTTCGTGCTGGACGGCCTGCAACGGCGCATACAGGTGTTCGACCCCAGGGGCGCGCTGCGGGACAGCCTGCCCTTGCCGCCGGGGACCATGCCGGCCACGGACATTGCCATCCAGGGGGAGCGCTTGTATGTGGCCGATCCTACCGCCCATCGCATCCTCATTCTGGATGGGCAGGGCCGCCTGCTCGATGAGCTTCTGCCCCGGCCGGATGAAAGAACCGTGGAACCTTCGGCCCTGCTGGTGTCCCAAAAACAGCTTTGGTGGAGCGACCGCCGCGGACACCGCCTGTGCCGAAGCCAACTGGATGATGGCCGGTCCACCCGCTGCCAGGGTGGGCAGGGAGAAATGCCCGGCCGTTTCCGCTATCCCTACATGCTGGCCGCCGACGCCAGGGGCTATGTGCTGGCCGTGGATGTGCTCAATGCCCGGGTGCAGCTATTCGCGCCGGACGGAAAGTTCTCCGGCAGCATGGGTCGATTCGGTCTGTTGCCCGGCCAACTTTTCCGGCCCAATGGCATTGCCGTGCTGGAAGACGGCGGAGTGCTGGTGTCCGATGCCTGGACGGGCAGCCTTACCCTGTTCCGGCAGCGCAAGGCGCGGGGGTTGCTGCGCCATAGGGATGGACGTCCCTGGCGCTTCGCCATGCCCGTGGGCATGACGCGCTGGAAAGACAGATTGTATGTAGTGGATCTCCAGTCCAACCGGGTGGAAGTGTTGCGCCTGACCGATGATGGCCGGCCCGCGCCCCCGCTGCCCCAAGGCGGCCCGTCCCGGGATTCCCGCAGGAACTGCCTGCAATGCCATGTGTCCTGGTCGCCGGACCATGTGCCGGAAGCAGACGCGCCGGTGCTGCCCGTGGCGGAGCCGCGCATGTGTCTGAGCTGTCATCACGGCGCCGTGGTGGATTCACGTCCACGCCTGGGACAGGGGCATCAGCATCCCACCCTGCATGAAGCGCGGGACGGCAAACCGGCAGGGGATGCGCAACGCTTCGAGGAAGACGAGGTGCCCCAAGATTATCCCCTGGCCGGAGAGAGGCGCCTGTACTGCGCCAGCTGCCACACGCCCCATGACCGGCCGGAAGGGGGCGAGCCCCTGGGGGCGGAACGCAGCAACCCCTGGCTGCGCAAGGCCAACCGGGATAGCGCCCTCTGCCTGGACTGTCATGCTTCCCGGCGCACGGCCGCTGAAGACCGCCAACGTAAGGACATCGAGAGACTGAATCATCCCCTGGGCGTGATCATGAAACGCCCGCCAAAAAAGGCCGCGGCTGGCTACGCGGCCTGGGAGGAACTGCAACAGGGATTGCCGGATGCCCTGAAGCAGGCCGGCGCCCGCCTGGGCACGCAGGGGCGGCTCATTTGCCAGAGTTGTCACCAGGTTCATGGCGCCGAAGGTGAACCCCTGCTGGCGGCGAAGCAGGAAGGAAGCCGGCTGTGCGTGACCTGTCACCAGGCCCAGCATTCCCGGGACGAAAAGGACGCCCGTCGCAAGGGTGTGCATCCCGTGGGTCTGAAACTGGACGAGGAAGTGGAACTGGGCGGCAAAACGATCAGGCGGGTGGATTGTCTGGCCTGTCATTCCGTGCATGATGCCCAGCCGGGCACGGCCCTGCTGCCCCGAGGGAAGAATGCCCGGAGTCTGTGTCCGGCCTGCCACGGGCGCCAGAATGCCAGGGACAAGGAAGACGCCCTGAAAAAAGGCGTCCATCCCGTGAATACCCGGCTGGATGATCCGGTGAAGCTGGCGGGACGGGAGATCCGGGAACTGGATTGTCGCAGCTGCCATTCGGTGCATGAAGGCGTGCAGGGAACGCCCGCGCTGGTGGCGGATCACGCGGATGGGACGCTGTGTAAGTCCTGTCACGAGGAACAGGAGAAGCTGCGGCACACGGATCACGATCTGGGCAAACACCCTGCGGCGCACCGGAACCGGCTCAAAGCACCCTGGAAGGATGCCGGCCTCTGCGGGGCCTGCCACAGCCTGCACCGTGGCAAGGGGGAACAACCCTTCCTGTTCGTGGGAGCGGCCTGGCAGGTGGATGACAAACGGGATCTGTCACTGCGGGATGTCCTGTGCCTGAGCTGCCACCATGAAGGCAACCAGGTGGACGCTAAACCCGTGGAAGACTTCAGTCATCCCTGGAAGGACCTGATCCTGCGTTCGGACGTGGAAAAGATGCCCCTGCTGGATGAGCAGGGCAAGATCAGTGAATTCGGGCGTATCGGCTGCATCACCTGCCATGAACCCCATCACTGGCGCCCGGGCAACAACCCCCCCCAGGGTGTGCGCAAGGATGACCGGGGTAATGAGGAAGGCACGGTGCAGAGCAGTTTCCTGCGCCGTGAGGATCTGGCCGGAAGCTTCTGTGTGAACTGCCATGGCAGGGAGGCCAAACTCAAGTACAAGTATTACCACGATGCCGCCGGAAGGGGGAAGAAACCGGATTATCTTCACTAG
- a CDS encoding 4Fe-4S dicluster domain-containing protein — MSEMNKAMIEQYRNSFLKEVEANVEEGEWVKMCMQCGVCSGSCPLGKHWAHPPQEIFMMIRAGKRDEVLTSDSMWMCTSCYNCIVRCPRQLPITHIMHGLATYAKKLGLTPQNQPTAKFAEIFWNNMMKKGRVNELKLGLSLYFKDGFGPGIKEALRNKDLGMKMMKAKRMAAGEFFGGHGVKDVSGLQKMIKKAQEIEDARMKKFD, encoded by the coding sequence ATGAGTGAAATGAACAAAGCAATGATCGAGCAATATCGCAACAGCTTTCTCAAGGAAGTCGAGGCGAACGTCGAAGAGGGCGAATGGGTCAAGATGTGCATGCAATGCGGCGTGTGCTCCGGTTCCTGCCCCCTGGGCAAACACTGGGCGCATCCTCCGCAGGAAATCTTCATGATGATCCGCGCCGGCAAGCGTGACGAGGTACTGACTTCCGACTCCATGTGGATGTGCACCTCCTGCTACAACTGCATCGTGCGTTGTCCCCGGCAGCTGCCCATCACCCACATCATGCACGGCCTGGCGACCTACGCCAAGAAGCTGGGGCTGACCCCTCAGAACCAGCCTACGGCCAAGTTCGCGGAGATCTTCTGGAACAACATGATGAAGAAGGGTCGCGTCAACGAACTCAAGCTGGGCCTGTCCCTGTACTTCAAGGACGGCTTCGGGCCGGGCATCAAGGAAGCCCTGCGTAACAAGGATCTGGGCATGAAGATGATGAAAGCCAAGCGCATGGCCGCCGGTGAGTTCTTCGGCGGACATGGCGTGAAGGACGTCAGCGGATTGCAGAAGATGATCAAGAAGGCGCAGGAAATCGAAGATGCGCGCATGAAGAAGTTCGACTAA
- a CDS encoding 4Fe-4S binding protein, producing the protein MFDRLKNIPAGQKYRYTLMVLSALLLLAPFTLIPSLFGNPDLCGPLCMRRFYLYFPGMSWDDLLNQISVAAIGAGFMLFILVTTFFFGRIWCAYICPMGGVPELASRITGERWKLEYRWLPQVPIRYGYFLTFVFLMPMLGVSACTLCNFITVPRIFQAFSGDWRGVAFLVTTVGMVNLGLVLLLGVFANKGRAYCSFLCPIGAIDALVNRLGSHFRFTRRIRVERNRCTGCNECARKCMCGAITMVDKIAVVDQLSCMSCHECADVCDWGAIDWLTVPPEIKHKRKKKDVEFHPLPEWIALHKPRKGFVTTRRVLLLTLVLLAGLLLWTRTAGAALQQNDPDGCLVCHALPGFAFVDDKGLRRNLTIDRKHYGASLHGNVPCGDCHASIRRFPHEEDKGVGCAAECHIEEPSEGSAYTHKEVAEEMDASVHGKGRRKGFTGGNRLEESEKDASPSCRLCHSNTGYISEVQMPRFRELFAHSDEACGNCHKDDGWRERFTGHIVRRLLGGRWTKAEGNAMCAKCHADGERMKKVKREAGRKPPEPADARFVLANASYDLTLHGRLIAAGRDAGASCLDCHAPAGLHHRIQEDEKPGASTHEDELGKTCAAQGCHGFAAHAGNEGFLHTDMHDMDLAPLLLEARVTEAPGFPAEFDRESAWSRALLVLALLTGGMLLLWLLGSLFGKPVKGKVYSALGGDRFRQRMLEMPRRKGSRKPASGNGRKAQ; encoded by the coding sequence GTGTTTGACAGACTGAAGAACATACCCGCCGGGCAGAAATACCGCTATACGCTGATGGTGCTGTCGGCCCTGTTGCTGCTTGCGCCCTTCACCCTGATTCCCTCCCTGTTCGGCAACCCGGATCTGTGCGGCCCCCTGTGCATGCGCCGTTTCTATCTCTATTTCCCCGGCATGAGCTGGGACGATCTGCTGAACCAGATCAGCGTGGCCGCCATTGGCGCGGGCTTCATGCTGTTCATCCTGGTCACCACTTTCTTCTTCGGGCGTATCTGGTGTGCCTACATCTGTCCCATGGGCGGGGTGCCCGAACTGGCCAGCCGCATCACCGGGGAGCGCTGGAAGCTGGAATACCGCTGGTTGCCCCAGGTGCCCATACGCTACGGCTACTTCCTGACCTTTGTGTTTCTCATGCCCATGCTGGGGGTGAGTGCCTGTACCCTGTGCAACTTCATCACCGTGCCACGCATCTTTCAGGCCTTCAGTGGCGACTGGCGGGGCGTGGCCTTCCTGGTGACCACCGTGGGCATGGTGAACCTGGGGCTGGTGCTCCTCCTGGGCGTGTTCGCCAACAAGGGGCGTGCCTACTGTTCCTTTCTCTGTCCCATCGGGGCCATCGATGCCCTGGTGAACCGCCTGGGTTCGCACTTCCGTTTCACCCGCCGCATCCGCGTGGAGCGCAATCGCTGTACCGGCTGCAACGAATGCGCCCGCAAGTGCATGTGCGGCGCCATCACCATGGTGGACAAAATCGCCGTGGTGGATCAGCTTTCCTGCATGTCCTGCCACGAGTGCGCGGATGTCTGTGACTGGGGCGCCATCGACTGGCTCACGGTGCCCCCGGAGATCAAGCACAAGCGCAAGAAGAAGGATGTGGAATTCCATCCCTTGCCGGAGTGGATCGCCCTGCACAAGCCGCGCAAGGGTTTCGTCACCACCCGCCGGGTGCTGTTGCTGACCCTGGTGCTGCTGGCGGGACTGCTGCTGTGGACGCGCACGGCAGGTGCGGCGCTGCAACAGAATGATCCGGACGGCTGCCTGGTTTGCCATGCCCTGCCCGGATTCGCCTTCGTGGACGACAAGGGCCTGCGCCGGAACCTGACCATAGACCGCAAGCACTATGGGGCCTCCCTGCACGGGAATGTTCCCTGTGGTGACTGCCATGCCAGCATCCGCCGCTTTCCCCATGAAGAGGACAAGGGAGTGGGTTGCGCTGCCGAATGTCATATCGAGGAGCCGTCGGAGGGCTCGGCCTACACCCACAAGGAGGTGGCAGAGGAAATGGACGCTTCCGTTCACGGGAAGGGCCGCCGCAAGGGCTTCACCGGCGGCAACCGGCTGGAAGAGTCCGAAAAGGACGCCAGCCCTTCCTGCCGCCTGTGTCACAGCAATACCGGTTACATCAGTGAAGTGCAGATGCCCCGGTTTCGCGAACTCTTTGCCCACAGTGATGAGGCCTGTGGCAACTGCCACAAGGATGATGGGTGGCGGGAACGCTTTACCGGCCACATTGTGCGCCGCCTGCTGGGCGGGCGCTGGACCAAGGCCGAGGGTAACGCCATGTGCGCGAAATGCCACGCCGACGGGGAACGCATGAAGAAGGTAAAACGGGAAGCCGGGCGCAAGCCCCCCGAACCGGCCGATGCCCGTTTCGTATTGGCCAATGCCAGTTACGACCTCACCCTGCATGGCCGGCTCATTGCCGCTGGCCGGGATGCCGGCGCTTCCTGCCTGGATTGCCATGCCCCGGCCGGTCTGCATCACCGCATTCAGGAAGACGAAAAGCCCGGTGCATCCACCCATGAAGACGAACTGGGCAAGACCTGCGCCGCCCAGGGATGTCATGGATTTGCCGCCCATGCCGGGAATGAAGGTTTTCTCCACACGGACATGCATGACATGGATCTGGCGCCGCTGCTGCTGGAGGCGCGGGTAACGGAAGCGCCAGGTTTTCCCGCTGAGTTCGACAGGGAATCGGCCTGGAGCCGGGCCTTGCTGGTGCTGGCCCTGCTCACGGGGGGGATGTTGCTGCTGTGGCTGCTGGGCAGCCTGTTCGGCAAGCCGGTGAAGGGCAAGGTCTATTCCGCCCTGGGAGGCGATAGGTTCCGCCAGCGCATGCTGGAGATGCCCCGCCGCAAGGGGAGCAGGAAACCGGCGTCCGGCAACGGGAGGAAAGCGCAATGA